A single genomic interval of Helianthus annuus cultivar XRQ/B chromosome 6, HanXRQr2.0-SUNRISE, whole genome shotgun sequence harbors:
- the LOC110944828 gene encoding uncharacterized protein LOC110944828, translating into MTADTALPKQDAIAVKKTKKVKHDRVETRSGKHAKTTHKWPKLKTRSSPMQLFKCIKSLTRNQQEDVNRMGFGKMLSFNISGIPLKIAHYVVDHFNPEEMAIEMPCGSIDVDVESVHDLLGIPKKGIDMQNVRTYSKLDVAVEAWRKRYRKRFVAPTNLARSILTSDEANSFHFRLDFLMLFLTVMVECNKNGRMKEWILKTFTGDTDFSKINWCAYLIQKIKSCKDGWKSCDPESPFSRPLTLLALLYVDRVKCTGFPVDRTIYPIVFWNKYELKKRERFEIKRGGFGGEDLHEVGVVRRDPRKTELHANDEVLSNEIALIEKHSDVMEAKRVTVEKNWK; encoded by the exons ATGACTGCAGATACAGCTCTACCAAAACAGGATGCAATTGctgtaaaaaaaacaaaaaaagtaaaACATGATCGGGTGGAAACCCGAAGTGGCAAACACGCAAAAACGACGCATAAGTGGCCTAAATTAAAAACACGTTCGTCACCTATGCAGTTGTTCAAATGCATCAAGTCTCTAACGAGGAACCAACAAGAAGACGTTAATAGGATGGGTTTTGGAAAAATGTTGTCATTCAACATCAGTGGGATACCTCTAAAAATTGCCCACTATGTTGTGGACCACTTTAACCCAGAAGAAATGGCTATTGAAATGCCATGTGGGTCAATAGATGTTGATGTTGAGTCTGTCCATGACCTTCTAGGGATTCCTAAGAAGGGCATAGACATGCAAAATGTACGAACATATTCAAAGCTTGATGTTGCTGTTGAAGCATGGAGAAAACGATATCGTAAACGATTTGTGGCACCAACGAACCTGGCACGATCTATACTCACAAGTGATGAAGCCAACAGTTTTCATTTCCGACTGGACTTCCTGATGTTATTCTTAACCGTCATGGTTGAGTGTAACAAAAATGGGCGAATGAAAGAGtggattttgaaaacttttacTGGAGACACGGATTTCAGTAAAATCAATTGGTGTGCCTATCTGATCCAAAAAATCAAATCATGTAAAGATGGCTGGAAGAGTTGTGATCCTGAATCTCCATTTTCTAGACCACTCACACTTTTAGCT TTGCTATATGTCGACAGAGTTAAATGCACAGGATTTCCAGTTGACCGGACAATATACCCAATCGTATTCTGGAACAAATACGAACTGAAAAAAAGAGAACGGTTTGAGATAAAAAGAGGTGGCTTTGGTGGAGAGGATTTGCATGAAGTTGGTGTGGTTAGACGGGATCCAAGAAAAACAGAGTTACATGCTAATGATGAAGTTCTGAGT AATGAGATTGCATTGATAGAAAAACATTCGGACGTGATGGAGGCGAAAAGAGTTACGGTGGAAAAAAATTGGAAGTAG
- the LOC110944830 gene encoding protein FAR1-RELATED SEQUENCE 5-like: MHRLVWSIHMKPSTFETRWQLLMEEYGLQDHDWLKDMYSIRDQWVPAYFRDIPMCCLMKTTSRCESSNSSFKVNSSSANTLVQFMLCYETRIDNQRYRQRVAEFKTSSSVFMDSTDLAIEKHAFELYTHAISTEVRKEIYKGKLFCYIVNTEDCDDGCVYYVNQLDKRNNATNTFTVILELSNQSVSCSCNNFIRIGYLCRHIFCVYRVNNIERIPAQYVVKRWSKDVLPKSLFSIESRYGVDTRPQAAARSQILEIVTECVDALRSDVGGLSSFTEQIKELKCKLLNGGPVDDEANNDNYAAVEELLGVSLDGDVTLDNPDGIRNKGRGKRRRLSRAPQDATSNSAVKPPKTPRLCRTCMKYVTGHDSRNCKKKKNKNKSGNEDEDSSSASQEST; encoded by the exons ATGCATCGTTTGGTGTGGAGTATTCACATGAAGCCATCTACATTTGAGACGCGTTGGCAACTTTTGATGGAGGAATATGGGTTACAAGATCACGACTGGTTGAAGGACATGTACTCAATTAGGGACCAATGGGTACCTGCCTACTTCCGTGACATCCCAATGTGTTGTCTGATGAAGACTACATCAAGATGTGAAAGCTCTAACTCAAGCTTCAAGGTCAACTCTTCTAGCGCTAACACACTAGTTCAGTTCATGCTATGTTACGAGACTAGGATAGACAATCAGCGTTACAGGCAACGTGTTGCAGAGTTTAAAACTTCATCTAGTGTATTCATGGACAGTACTGACCTAGCTATTGAGAAGCATGCTTTTGAGTTGTATACACATGCAATTTCTACAGAAGTAAGAAAAGAGATATACAAGGGGAAGCTGTTTTGTTACATTGTAAACACGGAGGATTGTGATGATGGTTGTGTTTACTATGTGAATCAATTGGACAAACGTAACAATGCAACCAACACATTTACG GTTATACTTGAGTTGAGTAACCAGTCGGTATCTTGTTCATGCAACAACTTCATCCGTATTGGATATCTGTGTAGGCACATTTTTTGTGTTTACCGGGTAAACAATATTGAAAGAATCCCGGCCCAGTATGTTGTTAAGCGTTGGTCTAAGGACGTGCTTCCTAAAAGTTTATTTTCTATTGAGAGTCGATATGGCGTTGACACTCGTCCACAAGCTGCTGCGAGAAGTCAGATTCTTGAGATCGTAACTGAATGTGTGGACGCATTAAGAAGTGATGTTGGAGGACTTTCCTCTTTCACTGAGCAGATAAAGGAACTGAAATGCAAGTTACTAAATGGAGGACCAGTTGATGACGAAGCCAACAATGATAACTATGCTGCTGTTGAAGAATTGCTTGGTGTTTCTTTAGATGGGGACGTAACTCTCGACAATCCAGACGGGATCAGGAACAAAGGACGCGGCAAACGTCGGCGATTGTCTAGAGCACCTCAGGATGCAACGAGCAACTCTGCTGTCAAACCTCCCAAAACACCCAGGCTTTGCCGAACCTGTATGAAGTACGTGACTGGGCATGATTCAAGAAATTGCAAGAAAAAGAAGAACAAGAATAAATCGGGTAACGAGGACGAGGACTCAAGCTCTGCGAGTCAGGAGTCCACTTGA
- the LOC110864039 gene encoding uncharacterized protein LOC110864039: MVVGGAYDFIGIKMGFFPILENDEYYMLVFDLENGEITVIDHKPDRTPLAGIRDHQDYYKKDTPYKVKHMLDNYLEHCKHPLKDKIAPAKIKRCDIHWATSAHPMDSAVFLMYHMQNFNGVGKYFECGFSSNWKQKQKQILTLRKKFATRILLCDVNVMKGKVRDAALSV; the protein is encoded by the exons ATGGTCGTAGGCGGCGCATATGATTTCATTGGGATCAAAATGGGTTTCTTTCCAATCCTCGAGAATGATGAATATTACATGCTTGTTTTCGATCTGGAAAACGGTGAAATAACCGTCATAGACCACAAGCCTGATCGCACACCCTTAGCTGGCATTAGGGATCATCAAGACTACTACAAAAAAGATACACCATACAAAGTG AAGCATATGCTGGACAATTATTTGGAGCATTGCAAACATCCGTTAAAGGATAAAATTGCACCAGCCAAGATTAAGAGGTGTGATATCCATTGGGCGACAAGTGCACATCCAATGGATAGTGCAGTATTCCTTATGTACCACATGCAGAATTTTAACGGCGTTGGTAAATACTTTGAATGTGGTTTTAGTAGCAACTGGAAGCAAAAGCAAAAACAGATTCTTACCCTCCGAAAAAAATTCGCTACACGCATACTACTCTGTGATGTGAATGTGATGAAGGGAAAGGTTCGTGATGCTGCATTATCAGTGTAA
- the LOC110944831 gene encoding protein FAR1-RELATED SEQUENCE 5-like: MADSNNQQHLTVAGGTEVPNLNDDPGSPLNVVPHNLSLHFAFNEDEDALGEGRVSSDPEPISSEIPPSLLNQNGQNDDEDGVQDCTFTQLLSTGVHADEEFYVHHTPNGTRMWCPNVPIVLKPVVGSVYETWKDVFSMYKDYAVYSGFSIRKGQTKRWKGVVTHQQSNFTVTDCKASILVKFCEGSSTCTVVGFNEHHNHPFVERFNRDLSRTSRKLPFASKQFIHNMSLNRIGPIVSHRVLVSLMGGHHNVRGTPTDFKNWSQSVRLYIGDRDAQLVIDRLKERSESLPDFYYEFVVEKGQLRSIFWADEISKINYEVFGDVLAFDATYHTNKYNMIFVPFTGVDNHKQCVTFGAGLLFNETTESYKWLLESFLKAHKKQPKLVLTDQDPSMKAAISEVFTDSRHRLCMWHIMKKLPTKIACYKTLS, encoded by the exons ATGGCTGATTCGAACAACCAACAACATCTAACTGTTGCCGGCGGTACGGAGGTACCCAACCTCAATGATGATCCCGGTTCACCCTTAAATGTTGTCCCACATAATCTTTCACTTCattttgcatttaatgaagatgaagatgcttTGGGTGAGGGTAGAGTTTCTTCAGATCCTGAACCTATTTCTTCAGAGATTCCAC CCTCTCTTCTGAATCAAAATGGacaaaatgatgatgaagatggtgtTCAAGATTGTACTTTTACTCAGTTGCTATCCACAG GTGTTCATGCGGACGAGGAATTTTATGTTCACCACACACCCAATGGGACTAGAATGTGGTGTCCTAATGTTCCTATTGTTTTAAAGCCTGTTGTTGGTTCTGTTTATGAAACGTGGAAGGATGTGTTCAGTATGTACAAGGACTATGCTGTGTATTCTGGGTTTTCTATTCGTAAGGGTCAAACCAAGAGATGGAAGGGGGTTGTCACTCACCA GCAAAGTAATTTCACAGTGACAGATTGCAAGGCTAGTATACTGGTTAAGTTTTGTGAAGGCAGCTCTACGTGCACAGTGGTAGGGTTCAATGAGCACCATAATCATCCGTTTGTTGAGCGTTTCAATCGTGACCTAAGTAGGACTTCAAGGAAACTACCATTTGCATCGAAACAGTTTATCCATAACATGAGTTTGAACAGAATTGGTCCGATTGTTTCTCACAGAGTTTTAGTGTCCCTGATGGGTGGACATCACAATGTACGTGGCACGCCAACTGATTTTAAGAACTGGAGCCAGTCGGTTAGGCTTTATATTGGCGATCGTGATGCGCAACTTGTTATAGATCGTCTCAAAGAAAGATCTGAGAGCTTACCAGACTTTTACTATGAGTTTGTTGTTGAGAAAGGGCAATTGAGATCGATTTTTTGGGCAGACGAAATTTCCAAGATAAACTACGAGGTGTTTGGGGATGTGTTAGCTTTTGATGCGACTTATCACACTAACAA GTACAACATGATTTTTGTTCCTTTCACAGGCGTtgataatcataaacaatgtgtGACATTCGGTGCTGGCTTGTTATTCAATGAAACCACTGAGTCTTACAAgtggttacttgaatcatttctgAAGGCACACAAGAAGCAACCAAAGTTAGTTCTGACGGACCAGGATCCTTCAATGAAAGCTGCCATTTCAGAGGTTTTCACAGACTCTCGGCACCGCCTTTGCATGTGGCATATTATGAAGAAACTTCCCACCAAG ATTGCTTGTTATAAAACTCTGAGCTAA
- the LOC110944829 gene encoding uncharacterized protein LOC110944829 — protein sequence MGIDITTEEQRIWDFLFDVKYSMTRGMVISLSSGVTKKFGQSAGDVIFESIYGLELTKTLMRTLREEVKVCSDVVDAWVDVMNFEELDRTDGCPTRVYFSTTVIVSIHTILLDL from the exons ATGGGAATAGACATTACAACGGAAGAACAGCGTATTTGGGATTTTCTATTCGATGTGAAGTACTCAAT GACACGGGGAATGGTCATCTCCTTGTCTAGCGGGGTAACAAAAAAATTTGGTCAATCTGCTGG AGATGTTATCTTCGAGAGTATATACGGCTTAGAACTCACAAAAACGCTGATGCGCACTTTGAGGGAGGAAGTGAAGGTCTGCTCTGATGTAGTTGATGCTTGGGTAGATGTGATGAATTTTGAAGAACTTGACAGAACCGACGGCTGCCCGACGCGGGTTTATTTTAGCACAACTGTGATAGTAAGTATTCATACTATATTACTTGATCTTTGA